From the Psychrobacter sp. P11F6 genome, the window GATTTTTCCGGCCTCTAACGATACTAAGATACCTAGGTCTTCTTTGTGCTCACGCAGTACTTCACCCAACAGACGAATCAACTCACCACGTTTAGGGGCAGGAACGACACGCCATTCTTGAAAGGCTTGTTTGGCATTTTGGATTTTAGTATCGACGTCGGCGACTGTATCTAATGTGACTTTACCGATAACTGAGCCATCAATTGGGGTGGTGACTTCAAAGTCGCCATTTTGATAGTGTGCTTCTTCTACGCCCATTGCAGACATATATTGCTTAATCATAATCAATCCCTTGCATATTGGTATAATGGTTTACTACGTCCTTGACTGACTTATAAAATTACCCTGCTACCTACTAAGTTGCAAAATAATAAATTTCTTGCAGCCATTCCTTTTTGGAATGACGTGCTAATAAGTCGGCTATAAGCTGGCTATTTTTAGCCTAAATTTTACTAAATACTGACGGTGGACAAGCACTGCTCAAGGCTTTGCGCCTGCATCGCTTCATACAATGCCATTTCATCATAAATGGCTGCCCCCAAATCACGCTCAAAATTTTGTTGGCTTGAGTAACCGTCATATTGGCTTGGCTGCGCCTCTTGCAGATTTGATTGAAAGATACCGGCGGCACTGACGGGCAAAAAATCCTCATAAACGATGGGTTCAATGCGAAGCACCTCGTCATTAATCAGAGCAGTCAGCTTCGCATTAGGCAGTTTATTCAAATCATCGCGTGTTAAGATCGCGGCCAACAACGCTTGACCGTCCTCAGAATCAAGGGTGCTATCCGTCAACTGGTAATAAAAATACGCTAGCTCCTCTTCGTGTAGAGTTTGATAATCATCAGGAAAAGCAGTAAATACTTCGGCTAAAATTTGATTGTATTGAGCCGCATTGTCCTCATTTGGGGTAACACCAAGCTGGCGGCGAGCTGCGGCCAATAGTTCATCATAAAGCGCGCGGCCCTTTTGCGTTAACGCCACACCGCGTTGTTCAATCTCTCCAAAGCGCGCGGTATGGTGCCCTTGCTCATAATCCCCATTGCTAGGGTCTGAGGTATCAGCAACTTTAAAGCCAACCGCTTCTTGTAGTGCTTTAAAACTGGTTTGCCTTAATAAGATAGGACACGCTCTACGTGGCGGCCCTTCGATGATGGCCTTTGAGGGTATACCGCGAGCTTGCATGCCTTGTTGCACCGCATCAATATCCAAGGTTCGAGGCGTTAAATGATTGATATGTGGACCCTTAAAGCCGACCACATCAGCGACCAGCGGATGCTGATTTAATAGACGCTGATAGAGCGCTTTTGCCACCGGCGTTTTATCATGCCAGCGAAATGTCTCTAGCGCTTCTTGGACAAATTGCTCTGCTTGCGCAGCAGTTAAACCACCTTGCGCCTCAAAAACCTCAATGAGCTCAATAACGCCAGTAGTGAATATCTGACGCTGCGCCAGTGTGGCCGTGGCTTCTTGTTTTAAGGTTTCATCGGCAATCAAATCTAAACGCAATAACGAGGTGAAAACGCGAAAGGGGCTTTTATGCAATGAATGCGAGTCAAGTGCGCGAAAAACTGTTGAATGCACCGGCACGCCAGCAGGCGCTAAATCGTAGTAGCCGACAGGGTGCATACCCATCACGGCAAAAAGACGGCGCATCATACTCAGCTCTGCTGCGGTACCCAGTCGAATCGCCCCGTGACGCTCCATGCTTAGACGTTCAATCTCACCCGTATGCAGCAGTTGTGATTTAATATCGGGATGTGAGATTAATACTTCGGCATTGACATCACTGACCAAATCAACCAAGTCGCCGTATAGCGGCACCTCATCTTGGTACATCGCTGACATTGCCATAGAGAAATGATGGCGGATATCATCGCTGCAGATAAAATCCTTATCTGGACTGACGCTACTATTTTGCACAAATAAACATCCTTGTAATAGAGTTAATAAATTTTTAGCTTAATAATAAGTATTTGATTTCGAGCATTTGGTTATGACGATGCGCTGTCTATCCTAAGCACTCTTAATCACTCTTAATCACTCTTAATCACTCTTAATCACTCTTAATCACTCCTAAATATTAAGCGGCAGGCAATCCATCAGGAAGCGCGATGAGCACCTCTTTTAGAATATCCAACCCTTCTTTTAGGGTGTCAGGTTCTATGGTGAGTGGCGGTAATAAGCGAATGATATGGCGATATTGCCCACTTGGCATCAGCAGCAATCC encodes:
- a CDS encoding VOC family protein, which encodes MAMSAMYQDEVPLYGDLVDLVSDVNAEVLISHPDIKSQLLHTGEIERLSMERHGAIRLGTAAELSMMRRLFAVMGMHPVGYYDLAPAGVPVHSTVFRALDSHSLHKSPFRVFTSLLRLDLIADETLKQEATATLAQRQIFTTGVIELIEVFEAQGGLTAAQAEQFVQEALETFRWHDKTPVAKALYQRLLNQHPLVADVVGFKGPHINHLTPRTLDIDAVQQGMQARGIPSKAIIEGPPRRACPILLRQTSFKALQEAVGFKVADTSDPSNGDYEQGHHTARFGEIEQRGVALTQKGRALYDELLAAARRQLGVTPNEDNAAQYNQILAEVFTAFPDDYQTLHEEELAYFYYQLTDSTLDSEDGQALLAAILTRDDLNKLPNAKLTALINDEVLRIEPIVYEDFLPVSAAGIFQSNLQEAQPSQYDGYSSQQNFERDLGAAIYDEMALYEAMQAQSLEQCLSTVSI